One Camelina sativa cultivar DH55 chromosome 3, Cs, whole genome shotgun sequence genomic window carries:
- the LOC104777936 gene encoding branched-chain-amino-acid aminotransferase 6 → MAPSSSPLRSTSEGDEKYANVKWEELGFALTPTDYMYVAKCRRGESFSQGKILPYGDISISPCSPILNYGQGLFEGLKAYRTEDDRIMIFRPDQNALRMQAGAERLCMTSPSLELFVDAVKQTVLANKKWVPPPGKGSLYIRPLLIGSGDTLGVAPAPENTFLIYASPVGDYHKVSSGLNLKVDHKHHRAHSGGTGGVKSCTNYSPVVKSLFEAKSSGFSDVLFLDAATGRNIEELSACNIFIVKGNIVSTPPTSGTILPGVTRKSISELARDIGYQVQERDVSVDELLEAEEVFCTGTAVVVTAVETVTFHDKKVKYRTGEAALSRKLRSMLTNIQMGIVEDKKGWMVEIDRCQGW, encoded by the exons ATGGCTCCTTCTTCATCACCTCTTCGTTCTACAAG TGAAGGGGATGAGAAGTATGCGAATGTGAAATGGGAAGAGCTTGGGTTTGCTCTGACTCCAACAGATTACATGTATGTAGCCAAATGCAGACGAGGTGAGAGCTTTTCACAAGGAAAGATCCTTCCTTATGGGGATATTTCAATCAGCCCTTGTTCTCCGATTCTCAATTATGGCCAG GGACTATTTGAAGGTCTCAAAGCTTACAGGACAGAAGACGACAGGATTATGATTTTCAGGCCTGACCAAAACGCTCTTCGCATGCAAGCTGGTGCGGAGAGGCTTTGTATGACGTCCCCTTCTCTGGAGCTATTCGTTGATGCAGTTAAGCAAACTGTGCTTGCCAACAAGAAATGG GTTCCTCCTCCGGGTAAAGGATCTTTGTATATAAGGCCTCTGCTAATTGGGAGCGGTGATACCCTTGGAGTAGCTCCAGCACCTGAAAACACATTTCTCATCTATGCATCTCCAGTAGGAGATTACCATAAG GTGAGCTCAGGCTTAAACCTCAAAGTTGATCATAAGCATCACCGAGCCCATTCAGGTGGAACAGGTGGTGTCAAGAGCTGCACAAACTATTCTCCA GTTGTGAAATCGTTGTTTGAAGCAAAGTCATCGGGGTTCTCTGATGTCCTGTTCCTGGATGCAGCAACTGGTAGAAACATCGAAGAACTTAGTGCTTGTAACATCTTCATTGTCAAG GGAAACATTGTGTCCACTCCACCAACATCAGGAACCATTTTACCTGGAGTCACAAGGAAAAGCATAAGCGAGCTAGCTCGTGATATTGGCTACCAG GTTCAAGAGCGCGATGTTTCTGTGGATGAGCTACTAGAGGCAGAAGAAGTTTTCTGCACTGGGACTGCAGTGGTTGTTACAGCTGTTGAAACTGTGACCTTCCATGACAAgaa GGTAAAATACAGGACAGGAGAAGCAGCGCTGTCTAGGAAGCTTCGCTCGATGTTAACCAATATTCAGATGGGCATTGTTGAAGATAAGAAAGGTTGGATGGTGGAAATCGATCGTTGTCAAGGCTGGTGA